The Pyrenophora tritici-repentis strain M4 chromosome 8, whole genome shotgun sequence genome contains a region encoding:
- a CDS encoding ARG80, Regulator arginine metabolism, translating to MGRRKIEIKAIKDDRNRSVTFLKRKGGLFKKAHELSVLCSVDVAVIIFGHNKKLYEFSSGDINETIGRYQYVCTFPSAVD from the exons ATGGGTCGCAGAAAGATCGAGATCAAGGCCATCAAGGACGACCGGAACCGCTCCGT CACCTTCCTCAAGCGCAAAGGCGGCCTATTCAAGAAGGCGCATGAGCTCTCTGTGCTGTGCTCGGTAGACGTTGCCGTCATCATCTTCGGCCATAACAAGAAGCTGTACGAGTTCTCGTCTGGCGACATCAACGAAACCATTGGCCGGTACCAATATGTATGCACCTTCCCTTCTGCCGTGGATTGA